One window of the Diospyros lotus cultivar Yz01 chromosome 12, ASM1463336v1, whole genome shotgun sequence genome contains the following:
- the LOC127786999 gene encoding uncharacterized protein LOC127786999, whose product MKVHPQPRTRNVTLRCDIGLACRQRKLRRLPHIFAKVIELPFRSDADVLVEETSGCLRFVVDTDDFGGRARAQSLEIYPGVTKLVVRGTDAIDFSLEAQELDMWRFRLPASTLPELATASYSDGELVVTVPKEVNFAASEEIWVDGNGDDVGAGRFVLVL is encoded by the coding sequence ATGAAGGTTCATCCGCAGCCGAGGACGCGGAACGTCACGCTCCGATGCGACATTGGACTCGCCTGTCGGCAGAGGAAGCTCCGGCGACTCCCCCACATCTTCGCCAAAGTTATCGAGCTCCCGTTCCGCTCGGACGCCGATGTCCTCGTCGAAGAGACCTCCGGATGTCTCCGGTTCGTCGTCGACACCGACGACTTCGGCGGCCGAGCCAGGGCTCAGAGTCTGGAGATCTACCCCGGGGTAACCAAGCTCGTGGTCAGGGGAACCGACGCCATTGATTTCTCGCTGGAGGCACAGGAGCTCGACATGTGGCGGTTCCGCCTCCCGGCGTCCACGCTCCCGGAGCTTGCCACCGCGTCCTATAGCGACGGCGAACTCGTAGTCACCGTGCCCAAAGAAGTGAATTTTGCTGCTTCCGAAGAAATCTGGGTTGACGGTAATGGTGACGACGTCGGTGCCGGACGGTTTGTTCTTGTACTGTAG